In a genomic window of Desulfovibrionales bacterium:
- a CDS encoding hydrogenase iron-sulfur subunit, whose amino-acid sequence MVNEPKILGFLCHWCCYAAADAAGVARFQYPSYIRTIRVMCTGRIDPAFILDGFVKGADGIFMGGUHLGECHYRSGNFEAIKKIKLIHTILDQVGVDKGRVSLEWVSAAEGPRFVQVVTDFSHRIRALGPVGQSEGVDRRLLLRKLEAARLAAEGMKLRAAFAKQAKEMKESNADFPSEDKLRATLVDEMDIFETLLFLQKDKNDIAELAELLNLSPERVKYCIDTLGRRNIWSGVPYGNSSVNSSGS is encoded by the coding sequence ATGGTGAATGAACCTAAAATACTTGGATTTTTATGTCACTGGTGTTGCTATGCGGCGGCGGATGCCGCGGGTGTGGCCCGGTTTCAGTATCCGTCCTACATTCGGACTATACGGGTCATGTGTACCGGCAGGATAGATCCCGCCTTTATTCTGGACGGTTTTGTCAAAGGGGCGGACGGGATTTTCATGGGCGGGTGACACCTTGGTGAATGTCATTACCGGTCCGGTAATTTCGAAGCCATAAAAAAGATCAAATTAATCCACACCATCCTGGATCAGGTTGGAGTGGACAAGGGAAGGGTGAGTCTGGAATGGGTCTCTGCTGCCGAAGGCCCGCGTTTTGTCCAGGTGGTAACCGACTTCTCCCATCGAATCCGAGCCCTTGGCCCGGTAGGGCAAAGTGAGGGCGTTGATCGCCGGCTTCTGCTCCGTAAGCTGGAGGCTGCCAGGCTGGCTGCGGAGGGCATGAAGCTGCGGGCGGCTTTTGCGAAACAGGCCAAAGAGATGAAGGAAAGCAACGCCGATTTTCCCTCTGAAGATAAACTGAGAGCAACGCTCGTTGATGAAATGGACATTTTTGAGACTCTCCTGTTCCTTCAGAAAGACAAGAACGACATCGCAGAGCTGGCGGAATTGCTGAATCTTTCGCCGGAACGGGTCAAGTACTGTATCGACACGCTGGGCAGGAGGAATATCTGGAGCGGAGTACCGTATGGAAACAGTTCTGTTAACTCAAGCGGATCCTAA